The region ACGTTAATAAACATTTGTAAAACGGTTCTTATGATACCGATTTATCAAGGATTGAGTTAGGATTTAAGCTGCTTGGGCGAGTTTTCGGAGTCTGAACATTCGATCTACATAATACTCACTGAAACCCTTTATGAACTTGCCTCATAACGCTCCCGAATTTGAAGGCGGTGGTCCGGACCAGCAGCGCCGTCTTGAGATTCTAGAGGCTACCAGTCGAGCGGCCAAGATAGGGGTGTGGGAGGTCGATATGGATACGAGCCAGATCTATTGGTCACCTATCGTCTGTGAGCTTCACGAGGTTCCTGTAGATTATGAGCCCGGCTTGGAGGAAGGGATTGATTTCTATAAGGAAGGGTATAGCCGTGATATGATAGCTGATGCTATTTCGCGTTGTATCGCCGATGGGACTCCCTGGGATCTAGAGCTTCAAATCGTGACCGCGAGCGGACGTGAACGCTGGGTGCGGGCTATCGGTCAATCTGAGCGCGTTGATGGAAAGCTGATCCGGCTTTTCGGGACCTTTCAGGATGTGGACGCTCAGCGACATCAACGATCGCTTTTGGAAGATTCAAATGCTCGGCTACAACAGACGCTCACAGCATCGACAGATTTTGCATTGATGGTCACCAATCTTGAGGGCAAGATAACTGTCTTCAATGCTGGTTCTGAAGCTCTTCTGGGTTACGCGGCCTCAGAGATAGTGGGCCGTTGGCATTTAAACGCGTTTCTGGATGCGAAAGAACTCGCTCTGCGCTTGGTTGAATTAAGTGAGCCTGACCTGGTTTTAGATGATGTGCTCTTCCATTTGCCGAATCTAAATGGATCCGATTCGCATGAGTGGGGTGTGGCTACGAAAGAAGGTGAAGCGCTTACCCTGAGGCTTACTGTCACGACGATCAAAAGCCAAGATAACCGTATAATCGGTTATATGGTAGTCGCCGTGGATGTGACTGAGAAAATAAAGGCGCAGGAGGCTTTTTTGGAGAGTGAGCAGCGTTTTCGTGGTGCTTTCAAGGGCAGTGGATTGGGGACATGTATCGTGGGTATAGACGGTAGATTTATTGAAGTAAATGAGCAGTGTGTTCGGTTCTTTGGTTATTCAGAAGAGGCATTGCTGACTAAGACATTTCAAGAGCTGACCCATCCTGAGGATCTAGAAGAGGATCTCCGCTTGTTGCATGAAACGCTTGATGGAAAGCAAAATGGCTATCGTTTGGAAAAGCGTTATTTCCATCCAGATGGGCACATTATTTGGGCTCGGCTCAATGTGTCCTTGGTTAGAGGTCGCGACAATGAGCCTCTTTATTTTGTCTCTCAGGTGGAGGATATTACCGAGACTCACCGTTTGTCCCAAGAGCTTGAGAACGTAAATGAACGGCTTCGGCTCGCCACATCTGTCGGACGCGTCGGAGTCTATGATTGGAATGTCGTTGAAGACATCCTTGAGTGGGACGATCAGATGTTTGAGCTCTATGGAGTTTCTCCCGATGATTTTCCGAAGGCAGTTTAGGCTTGGGAGAACGGCGTTCATCCCGATGACTACGATCGTGCTGTGGGTGCTCTTGAGGAGGCATTGGACGGTGATCGTGATTTCGAAATCGAGTTTCGCATCCAGCACCCCGATGGCGCGGTGCGCCACATATTTGGCCAGGGTCAGGTCTATCGGAATGCAGACGGAAAACCGGTCCGTATGGTCGGTACGAACTGGGACATCACGGACCAAGTGAAGCAGCGACAGGAATTGGGCATTATGGCTGAGCAAGCTCAGCAAGCCAATACAGCGAAGAGTCAATTTCTCGCCAATATGAGCCATGAGATTCGTACTCCACTCAATGTTGTCATTGGGATGGCGAGCCTATTGGTCGATTCTAAAAACCTCAGTGATGAGGAGCGTCAATATGCCGAGGTCATTGCATCGAGTGGGGACGGTCTTTTGGTATTGATCAACGAGCTCTTGGATATCTCTAAAATTGAGGCCGGTATGATGCATCTCGAGAGTGTTGATTTCAATCTGCGCTCACTCATGCATGAGTTCACATCGCACTTTATGCTCAGTGCACGTCAAAAAGGTCTGCAGTTTACATGCGAGGTGGCTGCTGACGTTCCCAGTATGCTTGAGGGCGATTCAGTCCGCCTGCGGCAGGTTCTCTTCAATCTGGGGAGCAATGCTCTTAAATTTACGGAGGCTGGAAAAATTGAGGTGCGGGTCAGCCTCGGAGAACAGACCGATCAAGAAGCCTGCGTGCGTTTTGAAGTCAAAGATACTGGCATTGGCATAGAGCCTGAGAAACTGCGAAGTATATTCGATCCCTTCGTTCAGGCTGACTCATCGACTACCCGTAGATTCGGGGGCACAGGTCTCGGGCTCTCTATCTGCCGTGAGCTAGCTCAGATGATGGGGGGTGATATTTTTGCCGAGAGTCAGCATGGTATCGGGTCTAATTTTACTGTGACCG is a window of Opitutales bacterium DNA encoding:
- a CDS encoding PAS domain S-box protein, which encodes MNLPHNAPEFEGGGPDQQRRLEILEATSRAAKIGVWEVDMDTSQIYWSPIVCELHEVPVDYEPGLEEGIDFYKEGYSRDMIADAISRCIADGTPWDLELQIVTASGRERWVRAIGQSERVDGKLIRLFGTFQDVDAQRHQRSLLEDSNARLQQTLTASTDFALMVTNLEGKITVFNAGSEALLGYAASEIVGRWHLNAFLDAKELALRLVELSEPDLVLDDVLFHLPNLNGSDSHEWGVATKEGEALTLRLTVTTIKSQDNRIIGYMVVAVDVTEKIKAQEAFLESEQRFRGAFKGSGLGTCIVGIDGRFIEVNEQCVRFFGYSEEALLTKTFQELTHPEDLEEDLRLLHETLDGKQNGYRLEKRYFHPDGHIIWARLNVSLVRGRDNEPLYFVSQVEDITETHRLSQELENVNERLRLATSVGRVGVYDWNVVEDILEWDDQMFELYGVSPDDFPKAV
- a CDS encoding response regulator, which produces MGALEEALDGDRDFEIEFRIQHPDGAVRHIFGQGQVYRNADGKPVRMVGTNWDITDQVKQRQELGIMAEQAQQANTAKSQFLANMSHEIRTPLNVVIGMASLLVDSKNLSDEERQYAEVIASSGDGLLVLINELLDISKIEAGMMHLESVDFNLRSLMHEFTSHFMLSARQKGLQFTCEVAADVPSMLEGDSVRLRQVLFNLGSNALKFTEAGKIEVRVSLGEQTDQEACVRFEVKDTGIGIEPEKLRSIFDPFVQADSSTTRRFGGTGLGLSICRELAQMMGGDIFAESQHGIGSNFTVTVTMPLGREARVSVGGVEQLGGKRIFVVDDNKVDLALLQNMVSAVGGQSFSASNGPHALELLYNSIQRNEPIDLVIIDLKMAGMDGLALSRAIRADARFDSLPLVLTSSMGNFNASAVADGGFAAYLTKPLNRDEFEHTLISISEVSEQSNDDGPDTQVSANKDIRVLVVEENRTNQQVMNHTLKRIGIDSSMAGNGIEAIVALERDTFDIVLMDVQMPEMDGLTATRKIREGAAGLACAQVPIIALTAHAREENRRECLDAGMTDFITKPIKRDELTAVIDRWAQVPSIRLDA